In the Telopea speciosissima isolate NSW1024214 ecotype Mountain lineage chromosome 6, Tspe_v1, whole genome shotgun sequence genome, tttttgtccttttcttcCATTCTTGGTGATCTCGTTATACTGCATTTGCTCATCGAAGTATTGGGAGACTGAGTCTGAGTTTATATTAAAAATTGGGATTTGGACTGATTTTTGGTCACATTGATTTTGCTCAGGAATTTTGGTGATCTGGGTTCTGATATTATCAACTGGGCTTTACTCTGGATACTCAATTGGTTGCCATTTTTTGAACTAGGAAGGATTCTGTGcatctggattttttttttcttctgttaatttttggttaacGTTCGTATAGATTTTTGGGTTCTGCAAGTCTGCCACTTATAGAGGTGTGTAAAAGAATCGTTCTTGATCTTCTCATCACGGTTAAAAATTTGGGTTTCTGGCGGCGCAAAAGATATGGAAGGTTTTACGCGGTTGCGGAAAGCTTGGAGATTTGGCGCTGCTCTTATTTTCTTACTTGAATGGGAGTTTTAGATTTGGATCACCAGATTTAGGGGATTGCTGAGAAATTTGCCGAAGATGTCGTCTCCGTCACCAAGTTCTCCTTCTTTGCCTGCTAGTTCTCCACCAGAGGCTACGACTTCTAGCCCTCCACCAGAGACTTCTTCGACTGCAAGTCCACCACCATCGGAGTTAACCTCTAGTCCACCTTCATCTTCCACTTCAACGACTGCTTCACCAAGTGCGACGCCTAAGCCGAATGCCACTGCGGATCCACCGGCACCATCAACAGCAACCCCTACTAACCCATCAACGCCACCTCCTCAAACCTCGCCTCCTCCGGTTTCTATGTCAACTCCACCACCGCAATCTACAGCTAATCCCTCACCTCCACCACCTGTGGCTTCGCCACCATCTTCTATTCCTGCCCCTCCACCACCTGTGGTGTCTCCGCCGCCGTCTCCGGTGTTAtcgccaccgccaccatcgaCTAGTTCTCCTCCTCCGTCAGTTTCCGTTGTGCCGCCTGCTTCATCGCCCCCTCCCCCTCAAACAATCTCACCTTCTCCTCCTCCGCCTGCGGATGTCACTCCTCCGGTCTCCAATTCACCTCCGCCGCCACCGGTCAATTCTTCGACACCCTCTCCTAGCCGTACTTCACCTCCCCCATCTGGTTCACATCGAGCTCCTCCTCCAAGCTCACCATCACCGCCGCCTCCGAAACATCAAACGGGGGCACCGCCACCTCAATCACCTCCCAAATCTTCTTCTCCCCCTGCTGCTTCTCCTCCTCCAAGTAATTCATCGACTGGTGGAACTCCAGTAATTCTAACACCACCCCCATCAAGTAATGCAGCTCCACCAGTGACATCACCACCCTCATCAAGTGGGGGAACCCCACCAGTTACAACACCACCCGTGTCTAAAGTTCCATCAAATCCATCACCACCCTCATCTGTGGTTCCAACACCTACACCTGGGAGTACCAATTTTAGTCCAGACACAAATAATACAAGTGCTAACTCCGCCTCCAGTGGAGGGCACACTGGTACGGTGGTGGCAATTGCTCTTATAGCAAGCGTTGTAACGGTTGGTCTCATTTTTTTGGCTGTGTGTTTGTGGAGGAAACGAAAGAGAAAGGCATCCGCTTACAATGGTGTCTATGTTATGCCTTCACCGTACAACTCTTCCCAGCAATCAGGTAATGAATTCCTTAACAGTCAATTGTTCATTTTAAACGATATGGATCTTTTGAGTTGTTAATATACGAAAACTTAAAAAATTGGGACTTTATTATCCTGGTTTGTTTGTTATTGGACCTTTCTCTGTGAGATAATTGAATGGTGCCATGAAATTAGAGACCCTTCTCTTGTGAGGCTTGAAATTGTGGTACCATTGTGTGAATTGCTCTTCCAAGGACTGATGTTATTATCACATTCCCCAGCATTATGCACATCCATTGCATGTCCGACTGGGCATAAACATTAAAGTCTTAATTTATCCCTCCatcccaccccccaaaaaaggaGCTCAGTGTCAAATGGATGATATAGTGTTCCACCTACTTGATTAAGTTTGCCAACTTTATTTGAATAAATCTTTATGAGTTTGGAGTCATTGAAAGGGAGTTGACAAGGGTTGCATCTCCTTCTTCAGATTCATCCTTTATCAAGACCAATTCTCCAGCTCCTCTGCTGGGAAGTGGCTCTGGCAGTAATTTTATGCATTCATCATCAGAGTCGGGTGGCTTAGGGAATTCAAAGTCATGTTTCACATatgaagaactagaagagatCACAAATGGGTTCTCGCTGCAAAATCTGTTGGGTGAAGGTGGATTTGGTTCTGTGTACAAAGGATGTCTACCAGATGGACGAGAGGTGGCTGTAAAACAGCTGAAGGTGGGTGGTGCACAAGGAGAGCGTGAGTTTAGAGCTGAAGTCGAGATTATTAGCCGTGTGCACCACCGACATTTGGTTTCACTGGTGGGATACTGCATAGCACAGCATCAGAGGTTACTCGTTTACGACTATGTCCCAAACAACACCCTTTACTTCCATCTTCATGGTAAGATAAATCTTTTAGTTATCCACAAATTGACTTGTTCTGTTATCATTGGCATAGCT is a window encoding:
- the LOC122664370 gene encoding proline-rich receptor-like protein kinase PERK8, which codes for MSSPSPSSPSLPASSPPEATTSSPPPETSSTASPPPSELTSSPPSSSTSTTASPSATPKPNATADPPAPSTATPTNPSTPPPQTSPPPVSMSTPPPQSTANPSPPPPVASPPSSIPAPPPPVVSPPPSPVLSPPPPSTSSPPPSVSVVPPASSPPPPQTISPSPPPPADVTPPVSNSPPPPPVNSSTPSPSRTSPPPSGSHRAPPPSSPSPPPPKHQTGAPPPQSPPKSSSPPAASPPPSNSSTGGTPVILTPPSPPSSVVPTPTPGSTNFSPDTNNTSANSASSGGHTGTVVAIALIASVVTVGLIFLAVCLWRKRKRKASAYNGVYVMPSPYNSSQQSDSSFIKTNSPAPLLGSGSGSNFMHSSSESGGLGNSKSCFTYEELEEITNGFSLQNLLGEGGFGSVYKGCLPDGREVAVKQLKVGGAQGEREFRAEVEIISRVHHRHLVSLVGYCIAQHQRLLVYDYVPNNTLYFHLHGQGRPVMDWATRVRVAAGSARGIAYLHEDCHPRIIHRDIKSSNILLDNNFEAQVSDFGLAKLALDTNTHVTTRVMGTFGYMAPEYASSGKLTEKSDVYSFGVVLLELITGRKPVDASQPLGDESLVEWARPLLSQALNSQDFEGLADPRLEKNYVVQEMFRMIEAAAACVRHSALKRPRMGQVVRALDCVGDSADLSNGMRPGKSEVFDSAQQSAEIRMFQRMAFGSQDYSSSFLSENSWRSREYGRSQDDGTSREYGRSQGDGTSREYGL